In a single window of the Eriocheir sinensis breed Jianghai 21 chromosome 61, ASM2467909v1, whole genome shotgun sequence genome:
- the LOC126986393 gene encoding coiled-coil domain-containing protein 93-like yields MISTETKLTPTTAREGQVDIREDEDQSVKLSEIVELLVAAGYFRARIKGLSPFDKIVGGMTWCIEMCNFDVDVDLLFHENLTIGQKIALTERIVGVVRSMGCPPRLEPHQIQGLDAIHIFPVIQWLVKKALETREEFGDETRKFSVEEFLRHHSDPRQQQRQQALRQAVGALATVQASYGPRRRWRRKPGTSVESPSARVHTTVLEYGQHARKPPSSHPKGDGTDKTDDGSGSASEMEEVEEQLMRTLHVAELTEGRLSAQQVGSIVSTRAQEIAATSQHYSDLQQTIVDEVLGDSATSQARALASMEQQRTALTAQLAQAEAGRAKVEAQVKEVAAKFQEVRQERQQLEGQIRKLGVKDETSRSTLEELSRLVELNEATRKKESEFKDSCRKEAEKMKAEISALQARLPEVEEGRGEAEKRLAAEQERWSRARKQLAGRTRRVEAMRRLLDDRPGRAELSQYQRRFIELSNQVVATHRETQQFYNMYNTLADTKTYMEKEQSLLNSILDNMAAALGNPASMDEYVHQLETIVEGIRQNKMKLERRRTEERARRSNLGEELARLQDLNRQYAKTVHQLGQEIARSEALHMKLTGGRG; encoded by the exons GTGGACATCAGGGAGGACGAGGACCAGAGTGTGAAGCTCTCGGAGATCGTGGAGCTGCTTGTTGCTGCCGGGTACTTCAGGGCACGCATCAAGGGCCTCTCCCCCTTTGACAAG ATTGTGGGTGGGATGACCTGGTGCATTGAGATGTGTAACTTTGATGTGGATGTGGACCTTCTCTTCCATGAAAACCTCACCATTGGACAGAAAAT AGCGCTGACAGAGAGGATCGTGGGTGTGGTGCGTTCCATGGGCTGTCCTCCGCGCCTTGAACCCCATCAGATACAGGGACTTGACGCCATACACATCTTTCCCGTCATCCAG tggCTGGTCAAGAAGGCATTGGAGACGAGGGAGGAGTTTGGTGACGAGACGAGGAAGTTTTCTGTGGAGGAGTTTCTGCGCCACCACTCTGACCCTcgacagcagcagcggcagcaggccCTGAGGCAGGCTGTTGGTGCCCTGGCCACTGTGCAG GCAAGCTATGGGCCGCGGCGGAGGTGGCGACGCAAGCCTGGCACCAGCGTGGAGTCCCCCTCAGCCCGTGTCCACACCACAGTCCTAGAGTACGGCCAGCATGCCCGCAAACCTCCCTCCTCGCACCCCAAG GGTGACGGCACGGACAAAACGGACGATGGCAGCGGCAGCGCCAGTGAG atggaggaggtggaggagcagctCATGAGGACTCTACATGTGGCTGAGTTGACTGAG GGTCGGCTCAGCGCTCAGCAAGTGGGCAGCATCGTCAGCACCCGGGCCCAGGAGATTGCCGCCACCTCGCAGCACTACTCAGACCTCCAGCAGACGATTGTG GACGAGGTGCTTGGGGACAGCGCCACCTCACAGGCCCGGGCGCTGGCATCCATGGAACAGCAACGGACAGCCCTCACCGCCCAGCTGGCCCAGGCTGAGGCGGGGCGGGCCAAGGTGGAGGCTCAAGTCAAGGAAGTGGCCGCAAAGTTCCAGGAGGTCAGGCAGGAGAGGCAGCAGCTGGAGGGTCAGATAAGGAAGCTTGGGGTGAAGGATGAGACCAGTAGGAG CACCCTGGAGGAGCTGTCACGGCTGGTGGAGCTGAACGAGGCCACCCGCAAGAAGGAGAGTGAGTTCAAGGACAGCTGcaggaaggaggcggagaagatgAAAGCTGAGATCAG cgctttacaggcCAGGCTtccggaggtggaggagggccgAGGGGAGGCCGAGAAGAGGCTGGCAGCTGAGCAGGAGCGGTGGAGCCGGGCGAGGAAGCAGCTGGCCGGCCGGACAAGGCGTGTGGAGGCCATGCGCAGGCTGCTGGACGACAGGCCGGGACGAGCGGAATTGTCGCAGTACCAACGGAGGTTTATTGAGCTGTCGAACCAGG ttGTCGCCACCCACCGTGAGACGCAGCAGTTCTACAACATGTACAACACACTGGCGGACACCAAGACCTACATGGAGAAGGAACAATCGCTGCTCAACTCCATCCTGGACAACATGGCTGC TGCCTTGGGAAACCCTGCCAGCATGGATGAGTACGTCCACCAGCTGGAGACCATCGTGGAGGGCATCAGGCAGAACAAGATGAAG CTGGAGAGGAGGCGCACGGAGGAGAGGGCGAGGCGGAGCAACCTTGGCGAGGAGCTGGCAAGGCTGCAGGACCTGAATCGCCAGTATGCCAAGACAGTGCATCAGCTGGGCCAGGAGATTGCACGCTCCGAGGCCTTGCACATGAAGCTGACAGGAGGGCGAGGATAG